Proteins from a single region of Belliella baltica DSM 15883:
- a CDS encoding endonuclease/exonuclease/phosphatase family protein, with protein sequence MLRFLTGTIFFISLVLFFSVYVSPEYFPYAGLLTLLIPLLLIINGIIFILLLLAKRRLAFLPLLAIVIGWKFMGVTFQLNPIKDNPKGLSVLSYNVHLLRYAKPGGDNKTVTQNITKWLQDNPSDIKCFQEFYQDFTTPSRNAIKALATDSGYEYSYQIIEGNPRKRSYGMVIFSRYPIINEGRVFDTKRNNGVIFADIKVDKDTIRIYNAHLESMSIPSEGLSDLDGIKENYRETLGKLKRGQVIRATQLGVLIEHMKNSPYANVLVGDFNDVPYSYTYFSLRKIMKNAFETAGRGFGFTYNKVLFFLRIDNIFYDEVLQIERFKTHREVDYSDHYPVSATFSWEKPLRKVSLEELD encoded by the coding sequence TTCGCTTGTACTGTTTTTCAGTGTGTATGTTTCTCCAGAATATTTTCCATATGCAGGACTTTTGACACTACTAATCCCTCTACTTTTAATAATAAATGGTATCATTTTCATTTTATTGTTATTGGCAAAAAGACGCTTAGCCTTCCTTCCGCTCTTGGCTATTGTGATAGGGTGGAAATTCATGGGTGTTACATTTCAGCTCAATCCGATCAAAGATAATCCAAAAGGTTTATCCGTTTTAAGTTACAACGTACATCTCTTGCGCTATGCAAAACCTGGAGGGGATAACAAAACAGTCACTCAAAATATCACAAAATGGCTTCAAGACAATCCATCTGATATCAAATGCTTTCAGGAATTTTATCAAGACTTCACTACACCCTCAAGAAATGCTATCAAAGCATTAGCAACTGATTCTGGATATGAATATTCTTATCAAATTATAGAAGGGAATCCGAGAAAACGATCTTATGGGATGGTAATTTTCAGTAGATACCCAATTATCAATGAAGGTCGCGTATTCGATACAAAGAGGAATAATGGAGTGATTTTCGCAGACATCAAAGTGGACAAAGACACTATTAGAATCTATAATGCACATTTAGAATCTATGAGTATTCCTTCCGAAGGCTTGAGTGATTTGGATGGTATCAAGGAAAATTATCGAGAAACTCTTGGCAAACTAAAAAGAGGTCAAGTCATTCGTGCGACCCAGCTAGGTGTATTGATAGAACACATGAAAAATAGCCCATACGCCAATGTATTGGTAGGAGATTTCAATGATGTACCCTATAGCTACACTTATTTTTCTTTGAGAAAAATCATGAAAAATGCTTTCGAAACAGCAGGTAGAGGTTTTGGATTCACTTATAATAAGGTTCTATTTTTTTTAAGGATTGATAATATTTTTTATGACGAAGTATTGCAAATAGAGCGGTTCAAAACTCACAGAGAAGTGGATTATTCAGATCATTATCCAGTTTCTGCTACATTTTCTTGGGAAAAACCCTTGAGAAAAGTAAGTCTTGAAGAGCTTGATTAA
- a CDS encoding GH3 family domain-containing protein, which produces MAIIGEIIKKSVETLDKIFSNTNPQEAQEKVLEELLSRAKDTAFGKYYQFEQIRKSKNIREGFANEVPFHDYDQLKEKWWQKVIDGGQDITWPGKVKFFAVSSGTTSTKKHIPVTEDMMQSIRRGGMQQIKGIADFDLPAEFFEKEILMFGSSTNLKEVNGHFEGEISGISASQIPFWFEGFYRPGKEISSIDDWDLRVEELAKESVNWDIGAISGIPSWIELMLKKVIEFHDVETIHDIWPNFQVYTSGGVAFEPYRKSFEKLCGREIVIIDTYLASEGYIATQIRKETDAMALMTNNGIYFEFIPFIPENMEEDGSINQNAKSIKIEDVEEGIDYVLVISTVSGAWRYMIGDTIAFTNKEKAEIKITGRTKHFLNVVGSQLSVNQMNKVMERLSEEFDCQIKEFTVSAVLEENDYSHKWYLGLDAKKKLDEKEIAERLDKILKENNKNYKVARNKALKRVEVKLITDELFRKWTEETKQKGGQVKIPRVMKGKDFKDWENYVSKNG; this is translated from the coding sequence ATGGCTATTATAGGAGAGATTATTAAAAAATCAGTAGAGACATTAGATAAAATTTTTTCTAATACCAATCCTCAAGAAGCACAAGAAAAAGTTTTGGAAGAATTGCTTTCAAGGGCAAAAGACACAGCTTTTGGAAAATATTATCAATTTGAGCAAATCCGTAAATCAAAGAATATAAGAGAAGGTTTCGCCAATGAAGTTCCATTTCATGATTATGATCAATTGAAAGAAAAGTGGTGGCAGAAAGTCATCGATGGCGGTCAAGATATTACTTGGCCTGGAAAAGTGAAGTTTTTTGCAGTTTCCAGCGGAACTACAAGCACCAAAAAGCATATTCCAGTTACAGAAGATATGATGCAGTCTATTCGCCGGGGAGGGATGCAGCAGATTAAAGGGATAGCAGATTTTGATCTTCCTGCTGAATTTTTTGAGAAAGAAATTCTAATGTTTGGAAGTAGTACTAACCTCAAAGAAGTAAACGGACACTTTGAGGGAGAAATTAGTGGAATCAGCGCAAGTCAAATTCCTTTTTGGTTTGAGGGGTTTTACAGGCCCGGTAAAGAGATTTCATCAATTGATGATTGGGATCTAAGAGTAGAAGAGCTGGCTAAAGAATCCGTAAATTGGGATATTGGTGCTATTTCGGGAATTCCATCATGGATTGAGCTCATGCTCAAAAAGGTTATTGAGTTTCATGATGTAGAAACTATTCATGATATCTGGCCAAATTTTCAAGTATACACTTCAGGTGGTGTAGCTTTTGAACCATATAGGAAATCATTTGAAAAATTATGTGGAAGAGAAATCGTCATTATTGATACTTATTTAGCTTCTGAAGGTTATATAGCTACGCAAATCAGAAAAGAAACTGACGCTATGGCATTGATGACAAATAATGGTATCTATTTCGAGTTTATTCCCTTCATACCAGAAAACATGGAAGAGGATGGAAGTATCAATCAGAATGCAAAATCAATTAAAATTGAAGATGTAGAAGAAGGTATAGATTATGTTTTGGTGATTAGCACTGTGTCTGGAGCTTGGCGATACATGATTGGGGACACTATTGCTTTTACCAATAAAGAAAAAGCTGAAATTAAGATTACTGGAAGAACAAAGCATTTTCTTAATGTGGTCGGTTCTCAGTTGTCGGTCAATCAAATGAATAAAGTTATGGAAAGGTTAAGTGAGGAGTTTGATTGCCAAATCAAAGAATTTACGGTGTCAGCAGTATTAGAGGAAAATGATTACTCACACAAATGGTATTTAGGTTTAGATGCTAAGAAAAAGCTCGATGAAAAGGAAATTGCAGAGCGCTTGGATAAAATTTTGAAGGAAAATAACAAAAACTATAAAGTTGCTAGGAATAAAGCATTGAAGCGGGTAGAGGTGAAGCTTATTACAGATGAATTATTCAGAAAATGGACCGAGGAAACAAAACAAAAAGGTGGGCAAGTTAAAATCCCAAGGGTCATGAAGGGAAAAGATTTTAAAGATTGGGAAAATTATGTTTCAAAAAATGGATAA
- a CDS encoding sodium/sugar symporter, whose protein sequence is MLLEPLDLIVFIGYCCLIIGMGLFVSREKKGHVKNSQDYFLASKALPWWAVGASLIASNISAEQFIGMSGSGFALGLAISTYEWMAAITLLVVAIFFLPVYIKKGIYTMPGFLLDRYDTRVRTTMAIFWLALYVFVNLTSVLYLGALSLNTILDVPMTYAIIGLALFAMIYSIYGGLKAVAWTDVVQVFFLIAGGLATTYIALTMVGSGSAWDGLGLLRQEVPGHFSMILSKGEMMIPDGKGGVRDAYLDLPGISVLVGGMWITNLSYWGFNQYITQRALAAKSLDEAQKGMIFAGFLKLLMPLIVVIPGIAALVIVNNGIDTSFVESMKDPVTGIIKSDRAYPTLLQLLPTGLKGLAFAALTAAIVSSLASMANSTSTIFTMDIYKKYFGRDASEAKQVRVGRITAAVAFIIAAIVAPALGQLDQAFQFIQEYTGFISPGVFAIFFFGVFWKKTTSNAALTGAALSIPLSIVLKVVWPNLPFLDRMGVVFLVLATLMVIISLVEGKGKDHPNSIDISGDIFKTSSGFKIGAFIITLITAALYIVFW, encoded by the coding sequence ATGTTATTAGAACCTTTAGATCTCATTGTATTCATTGGCTATTGTTGCCTCATCATTGGAATGGGTCTTTTTGTCTCTCGTGAGAAAAAAGGCCATGTCAAAAATTCTCAAGATTATTTTCTAGCATCCAAAGCCTTACCATGGTGGGCCGTAGGTGCTTCTTTGATTGCATCCAATATTTCTGCAGAGCAGTTTATAGGAATGTCTGGTTCAGGATTTGCCTTAGGACTAGCCATTTCTACATATGAATGGATGGCTGCAATTACACTTTTGGTAGTTGCGATTTTTTTCTTGCCTGTTTATATCAAAAAAGGTATCTACACCATGCCGGGATTCTTACTTGACCGATATGATACTAGAGTAAGAACTACAATGGCTATTTTCTGGCTCGCTTTATATGTATTTGTCAATCTGACATCAGTGCTCTATTTGGGCGCATTGAGTTTGAATACCATTCTTGATGTTCCTATGACCTATGCCATCATAGGTTTGGCTTTATTTGCGATGATTTATTCCATTTACGGTGGTCTTAAAGCAGTAGCTTGGACTGATGTTGTTCAAGTATTTTTCCTAATTGCAGGCGGCTTGGCTACAACGTACATCGCCTTGACGATGGTAGGAAGTGGAAGTGCATGGGATGGTTTGGGCTTGTTGAGACAAGAAGTTCCAGGACATTTTTCTATGATTCTTTCAAAAGGAGAAATGATGATTCCTGATGGTAAGGGTGGCGTCAGAGATGCTTATTTAGATCTACCAGGTATAAGTGTTTTGGTAGGAGGGATGTGGATTACCAATTTGAGTTATTGGGGATTCAACCAATATATAACGCAAAGAGCGCTAGCTGCAAAAAGTTTAGATGAAGCCCAAAAAGGGATGATTTTCGCAGGCTTCTTGAAGCTTTTGATGCCTTTAATTGTTGTAATTCCAGGAATTGCAGCTTTGGTTATTGTAAATAATGGTATCGATACAAGTTTTGTTGAATCTATGAAAGATCCTGTAACAGGAATAATCAAATCTGATAGAGCTTATCCTACTTTATTGCAATTGCTTCCTACGGGGTTGAAAGGTTTGGCTTTTGCTGCCCTGACTGCTGCGATTGTTTCTTCTTTGGCATCAATGGCAAATAGTACATCTACCATCTTCACCATGGATATTTATAAGAAATATTTTGGTAGAGATGCTTCTGAAGCTAAGCAAGTAAGAGTTGGTAGGATCACAGCAGCAGTTGCGTTTATTATCGCTGCGATTGTAGCTCCTGCATTGGGGCAATTGGATCAAGCATTCCAGTTTATTCAGGAATATACTGGTTTCATTAGCCCAGGTGTATTTGCGATTTTCTTCTTTGGTGTCTTCTGGAAAAAAACAACTTCCAATGCAGCACTAACCGGCGCAGCTTTAAGTATTCCACTTTCTATTGTTTTAAAAGTAGTTTGGCCAAATCTACCTTTCCTAGATAGAATGGGTGTGGTTTTCTTGGTGTTAGCTACTTTGATGGTGATCATCAGTTTGGTAGAAGGAAAAGGAAAAGATCATCCAAACAGCATTGATATCAGCGGTGATATTTTCAAAACTAGTTCAGGCTTCAAGATTGGAGCGTTTATCATTACTTTGATTACGGCAGCACTTTATATTGTATTCTGGTAG
- a CDS encoding PAS domain S-box protein: MENRVVNKKIEEKRLQNLYSYKILNTKANLDYDQITTLASQICGTNVAMINFIDEKVQWTKSAVGIKKQIIDRNQSFCNQTIKNQDRPLIIEDLTNDDQFRENSFVANEPHLRFYAGHPILSKEGFALGTICVLDFKPLKLSNQQIESLRILALQVKNLLTLSSSNEKLKSTSNRLKEKSRQLKKFFEANVDLFCISNQELEVISLNQSWEHTLGFSSKEIKRRGLKFFIHPEDLKRSLEKADTLSQNLPILNFTNRYLCSDGTYKTLEWRSYLEDSLIYSSARDITEKIEISKKIEAQKLYTESILAALPDLLFIVDKNGIYLNFTSNNVDDLLLKPEEFIGKNAKDILPSELGLEFIKTIHETISKNESKSMKYDLFLKGKFQNFEARFSPFESDKVIVIIRNISLEKQIQDQLIRTKNLLEIAGKISKTGGWEIDFVTNEVIWSQMARQIMEIDEDYIPSLENGISFYKQGSKEKIISAFKEAVEQNRAYDLELEILTALGNTKWVRTQGQPIFENGKCTYIYGTFQDITERYLQEKSIKESEEDYKKLFENMAQGVVYQKSDGTIIRANSAAEKILGLTFDQMIGRTSVDPRWHSIHEDGTSFPGDQHPAMITLRTGEPIKNKVMGGISPSKKQTFMDLNRHHP; this comes from the coding sequence GTGGAAAATCGCGTTGTAAATAAGAAAATAGAAGAAAAAAGACTGCAAAATCTTTACTCTTACAAAATTCTTAATACCAAAGCAAATTTGGATTATGATCAAATTACTACTTTGGCCTCTCAAATATGTGGTACAAATGTGGCTATGATCAATTTTATAGATGAAAAAGTTCAATGGACAAAATCAGCGGTCGGTATCAAAAAGCAAATTATCGATAGAAATCAGTCATTTTGTAATCAAACGATCAAAAATCAAGATAGACCATTGATAATTGAAGACCTTACTAATGATGATCAGTTCAGAGAAAACTCATTTGTCGCCAATGAACCTCATTTAAGATTTTATGCAGGTCATCCAATTTTATCAAAAGAAGGATTTGCATTAGGTACTATTTGCGTACTTGATTTTAAACCATTAAAATTATCAAATCAACAAATAGAATCTTTGAGAATTCTTGCTCTTCAAGTTAAAAATCTCTTAACATTAAGCTCTTCTAATGAAAAACTTAAATCCACTTCCAATCGATTAAAAGAAAAATCAAGGCAACTTAAAAAATTTTTTGAAGCTAATGTTGATCTCTTCTGTATAAGTAATCAAGAGCTCGAAGTAATTTCACTCAACCAATCTTGGGAGCACACATTAGGTTTTTCAAGCAAAGAAATCAAACGAAGGGGATTAAAGTTTTTCATTCATCCAGAGGATTTAAAAAGAAGCTTAGAAAAAGCTGATACGCTATCACAAAATCTTCCGATTCTTAATTTCACCAACAGATACTTATGTAGCGATGGAACCTATAAAACACTCGAATGGAGGTCCTACTTAGAAGACAGCTTGATCTACTCATCTGCACGGGACATCACCGAAAAAATTGAGATAAGCAAAAAGATAGAAGCTCAAAAATTATATACAGAATCCATTTTAGCTGCGCTACCTGATTTATTATTTATAGTCGACAAAAATGGAATCTATTTAAATTTTACTTCTAATAATGTTGACGATCTATTACTCAAACCTGAAGAATTCATCGGTAAAAATGCCAAAGATATTCTTCCTTCTGAACTTGGATTAGAATTTATCAAAACCATTCATGAAACTATTTCTAAAAATGAATCTAAGTCAATGAAATATGACTTATTCTTAAAAGGTAAATTTCAAAATTTTGAGGCTAGATTTTCTCCCTTTGAGTCAGATAAAGTAATTGTAATAATTAGAAATATTTCACTTGAAAAACAAATTCAAGATCAACTCATAAGAACTAAAAACCTTTTAGAAATAGCAGGGAAAATATCCAAAACTGGAGGATGGGAAATTGATTTCGTTACCAATGAAGTTATATGGTCCCAAATGGCTCGTCAGATTATGGAAATCGACGAGGATTATATTCCTTCTCTAGAAAATGGAATTTCTTTTTATAAACAAGGAAGTAAAGAAAAAATCATTAGTGCTTTCAAAGAAGCTGTTGAGCAAAATAGAGCATATGATCTGGAACTTGAGATTTTAACTGCTTTGGGTAATACGAAATGGGTAAGAACACAAGGCCAACCTATATTTGAGAATGGGAAGTGCACTTATATCTACGGAACTTTTCAAGATATTACGGAAAGATATTTACAAGAAAAGTCCATAAAAGAAAGTGAAGAAGATTATAAAAAACTTTTCGAAAATATGGCTCAAGGCGTGGTCTATCAAAAATCTGATGGCACGATTATAAGGGCGAATTCGGCTGCTGAAAAAATTCTAGGCTTGACATTTGATCAAATGATTGGAAGGACTTCAGTCGACCCTAGGTGGCATTCAATTCACGAAGATGGAACTAGTTTCCCAGGGGATCAACACCCTGCAATGATAACTTTGAGAACTGGAGAACCAATCAAAAACAAAGTTATGGGGGGTATTTCACCCTCTAAAAAACAAACATTTATGGATCTCAATCGACACCATCCCTGA
- a CDS encoding PAS domain-containing sensor histidine kinase, with translation MLESKATLQAIIESSKESIWSLDTNLKVIFCNQKVADQFNRAFGKKLGEGMSMLEMIPEKFKELWEVRYKKALNGESIVFTEEIEIENENFLFESSIQPVFVNNKIIGIAVFSKDVTETTLHIKTIEKQNKTLKEIAWMQSHKVRAPLARLMGLVMLLEEDDQFDIPVLEVRKEILNSSLELDSIIREISSKTHQLEKLD, from the coding sequence ATTTTAGAGAGTAAAGCAACACTACAAGCAATTATAGAAAGCTCTAAGGAAAGTATCTGGTCATTAGATACCAATTTGAAAGTAATATTTTGTAATCAAAAAGTGGCAGATCAGTTTAATCGGGCCTTTGGAAAAAAACTGGGAGAGGGAATGTCTATGTTAGAAATGATCCCAGAAAAATTCAAAGAACTTTGGGAAGTTAGATATAAAAAAGCTTTAAATGGAGAGTCCATTGTATTTACAGAGGAAATAGAAATTGAAAATGAAAATTTCCTTTTTGAATCCTCGATACAACCTGTCTTTGTAAACAATAAAATTATTGGAATTGCAGTGTTTAGTAAAGATGTAACAGAGACCACTTTACACATCAAAACTATCGAAAAACAAAATAAGACTTTGAAGGAAATTGCGTGGATGCAATCTCATAAAGTTAGGGCTCCTTTAGCAAGGTTAATGGGTTTGGTAATGTTGCTTGAAGAAGATGATCAATTTGATATACCCGTGTTAGAAGTCCGAAAAGAAATCTTAAACTCTTCACTTGAGCTTGATAGTATCATTAGAGAAATCTCATCAAAAACCCATCAACTCGAAAAATTAGATTAA